Below is a genomic region from Spongiibacter nanhainus.
CGATTTGGTGGTGCTGTCCAGCAAATAGCAGGCCCGCTGAATTTTCATATTAATAAAATACTGAATCGGCGCCTGGCCACTCCAGCTTTTGAATTTCTTGATGAAGTGGTACTTGGAGAGGTTGCTGGCGGCAGCCAGTTCGTCCAGGTTTAAATTGCCGTGGACTCGTTCCTGCATCATCGCCCGCAGGCGCTCCCAGTCCATGCTTTTGCCACTTTGGGGCTGTTTTTGCCTGACTAACAAGGCGATATAACTGAGTAGGGCCTGCATCTGGTGGCAGCCCTGAACAAACTCCGCCAGTTGGTAGGCGCTGCGGCGCAGCTCCGACAAGCCGTCAAAAATCCTCACCACTCGGGGTTGCACGCCAATATTCAGCACCGGGGTGGTCATTTGCGTGTGCAGATAAAAGTTGCCGGCCAAGCGGCCGTTGTAGTGAAGCCAATAAATGGTCCAGGGCTCTTTGTCGTCGGCGCGATAGGCGTGGGCGTGGTCTTTGGGCAGCAGCACAATATCGCCCTGGCCGACTTGATAGGAGCGGTCGTCGCAGACCAGCGTGCCCTTGCCGTCAATGCAGTAAATGAGCAGATAGTCATTGTGACGACGGCGTTGCATGCGGTGCCCCTTCGCCTGGGGGTAGTAGCCCATGGCGGTGGGGTAGAGGCCCTCGGTGAGGGGGTGCCGGGCCAATTGCTCCACCATGAAATGGGGCGTTAAAAAGCGCACTCCATCCAGTGACAGCGGCCAGTCTGAGGTTTGCGGACCGGGTTCAGGAGCCGTTAAATCGGCTTGTGGCAGTGGCGAAGGTTCCATTGGGCTCATGCTTGGCCGGTTTAAAGAATTGGGAGTGCGCAATATAGTCCATCAACTGACCAAGATAATCAATCGCAAGGGTCGCGGGATTATGCTTATATAAACACCATTGTTGACCCTGCTCGGGCCAGGGTGGGGCGACGACAATTACTATAAATTGGAGCATCCCAATGGTCGCAGAAACCCAAGTGGCTTCCACAGAAGAAGCCAAAATGATCCAGTCCCTGATCGAGCGCTCCCGCAAAGCGCAGGCGCAGATCGAAAATTACAGCCAGCAACAGATTGACGAGCTGATTACCGCCATGGTGTGGGCGGTGGCGCGCCCCGACGTGGCGGAGAAAATTGCCCAGTTCACCGTAGAGGAAACCCAGCTGGGTAACTACGAGGGCAAGTACCTCAAGATCTTCAAGAAAACCCGCGCCGCCCTCTACGATATCATCGACGACAAGTCTGTGGGCATCATTGAGGAAGACAAAGAGCGCAATATCGTCAAAATTGCCAAGCCGGTTGGGGTTATCGGTGCTTTGACACCCTGCACCAACCCGGAAGCGACGCCGGTGATCAAGTCGATCTCGGCGGTCAAAGGTCGCAATGCCATCATTATTGCGCCGCACCCCCGCTCCAAGCTGACCAACAAAATGATCTGCGATCTGATGCGCGAGGCCATTGTGGCCTGTGGCGCCCCCGCCGATCTGGTGATCTCCATCGACAACCCGTCGCTGGAGCTGACCGGCGAGCTGATGAAACAGTGCGATCGCATCCTCGCCACTGGCGGCGCGGCGATGGTCCAGTCCGCCTACTCTAGCGGCACCCCGGCCCTGGGTGTGGGCGCCGGCAATGCGGTGATCACCGTCGACGATACTGCCGATCTGGACGAGGCGGCAGAGAAAATCCGCATTTCCAAGACGCTGGATTTGGCGGCGTCCTGTTCCTCCGACAATTCCGTGATCGCCTTTGAATCCATCAAGGACGCCCTGCTGGAAAATCTTCAGGCCCAAGGCGGCTATATTTGCAACGAGGAAGAAAAAGCCAAGCTACAGGCCATTATTTGGGAAGACGGTCATATCGCCTCTCGCATAGTGGCGCAGCCCGCAGAAAAGCTGGCGGAAATGGCAGGCATCGACCTCCCTGAAGGCAAGTCATTCTTTATCGTTCCCGAGACGGGGGCAGGCCCAGATCACCCCTTCTCCGGAGAGAAAATGTCTGTGGTCATGGCCTTCTATACCGCCAAAGATATCGACGACGCCATTGCTATCACCAATGCGATCCAGGCCTACCAGGGTCAAGGTCACAGCTGTGGCATTTACTCCTACAAAGACGACAATATTCTCAAGTTTGCCAACGCCACCAAAACTTCCCGGGTGATGGTTAACCAGCCCCAGGCGCCATCCAATAGCGGCAACCTGTGGAACGGCATGCGCCAGACCTTTTCGCTGGGTTGTGGCAGTTGGGGTGGCAATGCCACCAATAACAACATCACCTGGCAGGACCTGATCAACGTCACCTGGGTCTCCCGTAACCTGGATAAGTCCAAAGAGCTGCCGGCCGACGACGTGCTGTTTGCCAGTGCCATGGGCAAACTCAAGTAAGTTCCCACCGAGGTGCCCCCGCGGTTTTGGGGGGCGCCTGTTTTATCTGTGGCCGAATAACATTATTGAGAGTGAGGGGAGCCGCCCGGAACTGCTATGGACTTTACTTTAACCGAAGATCAGATCGCCTACGCCGACAGCGCGCGGCAATTCGCCGAGGGGGTGTTTAAACCCAACGCTGCGCAGTGGGACGCTGAGCACATATTCCCCAAGGATGCGCTAAAACAGGCTGGCGAGCTGGGTTTTATGGGGCTCTATACCCCGGAGGAGGCCGGCGGCCTGGGCATGAGCCGGCTCGATACCAGCTTGATTGTCGAGGAGTTGGCCAAGGGCTGTACTTCCACCACGGCGTTTTTAACCATCCACAATATGGCCACCGGCATGGTGGGTCGCTACGGCCAGGCGGCCTTGATCGAGGAGATCTGCCCGGGTCTGGTCAGCGGTGAAAAACTGGCCTCCTACTGTTTGACCGAACCTGGCGCTGGCTCCGATGCTGGCAACCTGCGCAGTACCGCCCGGCGCGACGGCGACAATTACATCGTTAACGGCAGCAAAATGTTTATCTCCGGTGCCGGCTCCACCGACACCTTGGTGGTCATGCTGCGCACCGGTGATGCTGGCGCCAAGGGCATTACCGCTTTTGCTATTCCCGCCGACAGCGACGGCATCAGCTACGGCAAGCGGGAAGAAAAGATGGGCTGGAACAGCCAGCCCACCGGCACCATCACTTTTGAGGACGTGGTGGTACCCGCCGCCAACCGCCTTGGTGAAGAGGGTCAGGGCTTTAAGATCGCTATGCAGGGCTTGGACGGCGGTCGTATCAATATTGCCACCTGTTCCATCGGCACCGCTCAGGCGGCGCTGGAGACCGCTACTGACTATGTTAAAGAACGCAAGCAGTTCGGCCAGGCGATCGCCGATTTCCAGAATACCCAATTCAAATTGGCGGACATGGCGACCCAATTGGTCGCAGCCCGGCAAATGGTGCGCCTGGCGGCCTTCAAACTGGACCAGGGCGAGTCCGACGCCACCACTTACTGCGCGATGGCCAAGCGTTTTGCCACTGACGTGTGCTTTGCCATCTGCAACGATGCGCTACAGTTGCACGGTGGCTACGGCTACATTCGGGAATACCCGCTGGAGCGTCATGTGCGCGATACCCGGGTTCATCAGATTCTCGAAGGCACCAACGAAATCATGCGGGTCATTATTGGCCGCCGACTGTTAATGGAAGGAGCACTGGAGCTAATAAAATGAGTGAATACAGCCCGACCGACAAACTGAAAGTCGAGATCATTGAGCACACCGCCCTGGTCACTATCGACAACCCTGGCGCCAACACCTGGGATGCCGAATCCCTGACCGGCCTGAAAACTCTGGTCGCCAACCTCAATGCCGACCGCAATATCTACAGCTTGGTGATCACCGGCGCTGGCGAAAAATTCTTCTCCGCGGGTGCCGACCTGAAAATGTTTGCCGACGGCGACAAGGAAGTGGCCCAGGATATCGGCCTTAAATTTGGCCAGGCCTTTGAGGCCCTGGCGGATTTTCGCGGTGTCTCCATTGCAGCCATCAATGGCTTTGCCATGGGCGGTGGCCTGGAGTGCGCCCTGGCCTGCGATATTCGCATCGCTGAAGAGCAGGCCCAGCTGGCGCTGCCGGAAGCCAAGGTGGGGCTGTTGCCCTGCGCGGGCGGCACCCAGCGTCTGACCCAGCTGGTGGGCAGTGGCTGGGCCAAGCGGGTAATTCTCTGTGGTGAGCGCCTCAAAGCGGCCAAAGCCCTGGATATCGGCC
It encodes:
- a CDS encoding acyl-CoA dehydrogenase family protein, whose protein sequence is MDFTLTEDQIAYADSARQFAEGVFKPNAAQWDAEHIFPKDALKQAGELGFMGLYTPEEAGGLGMSRLDTSLIVEELAKGCTSTTAFLTIHNMATGMVGRYGQAALIEEICPGLVSGEKLASYCLTEPGAGSDAGNLRSTARRDGDNYIVNGSKMFISGAGSTDTLVVMLRTGDAGAKGITAFAIPADSDGISYGKREEKMGWNSQPTGTITFEDVVVPAANRLGEEGQGFKIAMQGLDGGRINIATCSIGTAQAALETATDYVKERKQFGQAIADFQNTQFKLADMATQLVAARQMVRLAAFKLDQGESDATTYCAMAKRFATDVCFAICNDALQLHGGYGYIREYPLERHVRDTRVHQILEGTNEIMRVIIGRRLLMEGALELIK
- a CDS encoding helix-turn-helix domain-containing protein codes for the protein MEPSPLPQADLTAPEPGPQTSDWPLSLDGVRFLTPHFMVEQLARHPLTEGLYPTAMGYYPQAKGHRMQRRRHNDYLLIYCIDGKGTLVCDDRSYQVGQGDIVLLPKDHAHAYRADDKEPWTIYWLHYNGRLAGNFYLHTQMTTPVLNIGVQPRVVRIFDGLSELRRSAYQLAEFVQGCHQMQALLSYIALLVRQKQPQSGKSMDWERLRAMMQERVHGNLNLDELAAASNLSKYHFIKKFKSWSGQAPIQYFINMKIQRACYLLDSTTKSVKQVAAAVGYNDAYYFSRLFKKTMGVSPSEYRTHRRS
- a CDS encoding aldehyde dehydrogenase family protein; this encodes MVAETQVASTEEAKMIQSLIERSRKAQAQIENYSQQQIDELITAMVWAVARPDVAEKIAQFTVEETQLGNYEGKYLKIFKKTRAALYDIIDDKSVGIIEEDKERNIVKIAKPVGVIGALTPCTNPEATPVIKSISAVKGRNAIIIAPHPRSKLTNKMICDLMREAIVACGAPADLVISIDNPSLELTGELMKQCDRILATGGAAMVQSAYSSGTPALGVGAGNAVITVDDTADLDEAAEKIRISKTLDLAASCSSDNSVIAFESIKDALLENLQAQGGYICNEEEKAKLQAIIWEDGHIASRIVAQPAEKLAEMAGIDLPEGKSFFIVPETGAGPDHPFSGEKMSVVMAFYTAKDIDDAIAITNAIQAYQGQGHSCGIYSYKDDNILKFANATKTSRVMVNQPQAPSNSGNLWNGMRQTFSLGCGSWGGNATNNNITWQDLINVTWVSRNLDKSKELPADDVLFASAMGKLK
- a CDS encoding enoyl-CoA hydratase: MSEYSPTDKLKVEIIEHTALVTIDNPGANTWDAESLTGLKTLVANLNADRNIYSLVITGAGEKFFSAGADLKMFADGDKEVAQDIGLKFGQAFEALADFRGVSIAAINGFAMGGGLECALACDIRIAEEQAQLALPEAKVGLLPCAGGTQRLTQLVGSGWAKRVILCGERLKAAKALDIGLVEEVVATGAAKETALEMAKQVAAQSPVAVTYCKELIHQARQETIPKGLLLERERFVQLFDTADQKEGVNAFLDKRNPEWKNA